One Setaria italica strain Yugu1 chromosome II, Setaria_italica_v2.0, whole genome shotgun sequence DNA segment encodes these proteins:
- the LOC101758332 gene encoding zinc finger CCCH domain-containing protein 43-like, whose product MQLKNKWDKLKTKLSARNRLMKRQTGTGWDRIKGVIDMDDEWWRRTRKVRMTKSLQNVDDLTVMFGDIINDETDHWNPMTSNPIIPQNDETPIDVDIDVGDNLDGGGDDIHVYPTEEDNEGATMNDIEEVSPSIGNGKRRSRVIIDKQKKAKTGTALVIQEKLSEIAEQAKAFTSKKVGEVTVEQVMDLVLDCGAGYGADEHFIATELFVKKDQRDMFMTFPTKDIRFG is encoded by the exons ATGCAACTGAAAAACAAGTGGGATAAGTTGAAGACAAAATTATCAGCACGGAATAGATTAATGAAGAGGCAAACAGGAACAGGTTGGGACAGAATAAAGGGTGTGATTGACATGGATGATGAGTGGTGGAGAAGGACAAGGAAGGTGAGGAT GACAAAATCTCTGCAAAATGTGGATGATTTGACGGTTATGTTTGGTGACATCATTAATGATGAAACAGATCATTGGAACCCTATGACTTCGAACCCTATCATACCCCAAAATGATGAGACTCCTATTGATGTAGACATTGATGTTGGTGATAACCTTGATGGTGGTGGGGATGATATTCATGTGTACCCAACAGAAGAAGACAATGAAGGTGCTACTATGAATGACATTGAGGAGGTGTCTCCATCCATTGGCAATGGAAAAAGAAGATCGAGGGTTATCATAGACAAACAAAAGAAAGCAAAAACAGGAACCGCACTTGTCATTCAGGAAAAATTGAGTGAGATAGCTGAACAAGCCAAGGCTTTCACATCAAAGAAGGTTGGCGAAGTTACTGTTGAACAAGTAATGGACCTTGTTTTGGACTGTGGAGCGGGGTATGGTGCTGATGAGCATTTCATTGCCACtgagttgtttgtgaagaaagaTCAAAGGGACATGTTCATGACCTTTCCCACTAAGGACATTAGATTCGGTTAG
- the LOC101754140 gene encoding protein trichome birefringence-like 14 has protein sequence MKGGCLHRLLVNKLCFGLVVLLTVPIIVLLLEGAPVLTIFSTRPEQLKVLSHGIPGSASRSDTHKIRGKVNKDCNYAKGKWVADDKRPLYSGNECKQWLSKMWACRMMRRAHFSYESYRWQPHGCEMPEFTGPNFLKRMKNQTLAFVGDSLGRQQFQSMMCIATGGKYSPEVEDVGWKYGLVKAPGALRPDGWAHRFPATNTTILFYWSATLSELEPLNTERAVTSYALHLDRPVTFLKKYLNSFDVLVLNTGHHWNRGKFNGNHWELHADGRPVGKGSRLADLNRAKNLTLHSIARWMDSQLAQHPQMKVFLRTISPRHFVNGDWNTGGTCGNTIPLSNGSEVLQDHSIDIPAESAVKGTRVKLLDITAISKLRDEGHISNSSFKKASTGINDCLHWCLPGIPDMWNELLFAQI, from the exons ATGAAAGGTGGATGTCTGCATAGGCTCCTCGTCAACAAGCTATGCTTCGGCCTGGTGGTTCTCCTCACTGTACCGATTATTGTTTTGTTACTGGAAGGTGCCCCGGTCCTCACAATCTTCAGTACAAGACCAGAGCAATTAAAAGTTCTCTCTCATG GCATCCCAGGTTCAGCTTCCAGGAGTGACACACACAAAATTAGGGGCAAAGTGAATAAGG ATTGTAACTATGCAAAGGGGAAGTGGGTAGCAGATGATAAGCGGCCACTGTATTCTGGTAATGAATGTAAGCAGTGGCTGTCAAAAATGTGGGCTTGTCGAATGATGCGGCGCGCACATTTCTCCTATGAGAGTTATCGGTGGCAGCCACATGGTTGTGAGATGCCTGAGTTTACAGGGCCTAACTTCTTAAAAAG gatgaaaaaccaAACTCTTGCTTTTGTTGGTGATTCACTTGGCAGACAGCAATTTCAGTCAATGATGTGTATAGCAACTGGTGGCAAATACAGTCCAGAGGTCGAAGATGTTGGTTGGAAATATGGTCTTGTCAAAGCCCCAGGTGCTTTAAGACCTGATGGGTGGGCTCATCGATTTCCAGCGACCAACACAACTATTCTTTTCTACTGGTCTGCTACTCTCTCTGAGTTGGAACCATTGAATACAGAACGTGCAGTGACCAGCTATGCATTGCATCTTGATCGGCCAGTTACATTTTTGAAGAAGTATCTTAACAGTTTTGATGTTCTAGTACTTAACACTGGCCATCACTGGAACAGAGGGAAATTCAATGGAAATCATTGGGAATTGCATGCCGATGGGAGGCCTGTAGGCAAAGGTAGTAGACTTGCAGACCTCAACCGTGCAAAAAACCTTACACTGCATAGCATTGCCAGATGGATGGATTCACAACTTGCACAGCATCCTCAGATGAAAGTTTTCCTCAGGACCATTTCACCGAGACACTTTGTAAATGGTGACTGGAACACAGGTGGAACATGTGGAAATACCATTCCCTTATCTAATGGAAGTGAGGTCTTGCAGGATCATTCAATTGATATACCTGCAGAAAGTGCTGTGAAGGGGACTCGGGTTAAGCTTTTGGATATCACTGCTATCTCAAAACTACGGGATGAGGGGCATATCTCAAACTCTAGTTTCAAAAAAGCTTCCACAGGAATCAATGATTGCTTGCACTGGTGCTTGCCTGGTATACCAGATATGTGGAACGAGCTCCTCTTTGCACAGATTTAG
- the LOC101757911 gene encoding glycine-rich cell wall structural protein 1-like: MPILHDAPDTPPPPLPSPLRCPFHPSLPMAGRGLTDGAQALGADELEATNVLAGSLVEGGRGLTGGGCGLAVTIGSLEIGPEEDFALAVLAGGGPILGAGSRGLGAAGHVVGAGGRALSGGGCGYATTSNPLAGGEPEDNGGSRVLGTGGRGLGAAGRGLIGGGRAHASSRQPLTGDEPDLKEVMAGGLAGFGRGQGVGGRGLAKGARVVGRGSHTLAGVDPDLEEAVLGG; encoded by the coding sequence ATGCCAATCCTCCACGATGCGCCTGatactcctccgccgccgctgccatctcCCCTCCGGTGCCCGTTCCATCCGTCGCTGCCCATGGCCGGGCGCGGCCTGACTGATGGCGCCCAAGCACTGGGCGCCGATGAGTTGGAGGCGACCAACGTCCTAGCCGGCAGCCTAGTTGAGGGCGGGCGAGGCCTCACAGGGGGTGGCTGTGGCTTGGCCGTGACGATCGGTTCCCTGGAGATCGGACCTGAAGAAGACTTTGCCCTGGCCgtcctggccggcggcggtccTATCCTGGGGGCGGGCAGCCGTGGCTTGGGCGCGGCCGGCCATGTTGTGGGGGCGGGCGGCCGTGCTCTGTCCGGTGGTGGCTGTGGCTATGCCACGACCAGCAATCCCTTAGCGGGTGGTGAACCTGAAGACAATGGCGGTAGTCGTGTCCTGGGAACTGGCGGGCGTGGTTTGGgtgcggccggccgtggcctgaTCGGTGGCGGTCGTGCCCATGCCAGCAGCAGGCAGCCCCTGACCGGTGATGAGCCTGACCTCAAAGAGGTCATGGCCGGAGGCCTGGCCGGGTTCGGCCGTGGCCAGGGGGTGGGTGGCCGTGGCCTGGCCAAAGGTGCCCGTGTCGTGGGCAGGGGCAGCCACACCCTAGCGGGGGTTGACCCCGACCTTGAAGAGGCCGTTCTTGGTGGCTAA
- the LOC101754531 gene encoding centromere protein V: MASEAVVVHSGGCHCRRVRWQVEAPASVVAWICNCSDCSMRGNTHIIVPTAKFNLQAGSEEFITTYTFGTHTAKHTFCKVCGITSFYSPRSNPDGVAVTVTCVDPGTLKHVEYRKFDGRNWEDFFKHSDISQFSKERAE, translated from the coding sequence ATGGCCTCTGAGGCGGTCGTCGTCCACAGCGGTGGTTGCCACTGCCGACGCGTGCGGTGGCAGGTCGAGGCCCCGGCGAGCGTCGTGGCGTGGATCTGCAACTGCTCCGACTGCTCCATGCGCGGGAACACCCACATCATCGTCCCCACCGCCAAGTTCAATCTGCAGGCCGGCTCCGAGGAGTTCATCACCACCTACACGTTCGGCACGCATACGGCCAAGCACACCTTCTGCAAGGTCTGCGGCATCACCTCCTTCTACTCCCCGAGGTCCAACCCGGACGGCGTGGCCGTCACCGTGACCTGCGTCGACCCCGGCACCCTGAAGCATGTCGAGTACAGGAAATTCGATGGGAGGAACTGGGAGGATTTTTTCAAGCACAGCGACATCTCCCAGTTCTCCAAGGAGAGGGCGGAGTAG
- the LOC101753327 gene encoding vacuolar iron transporter 1.2 — MALNGGKTYVQDEEKQRLLLEEHTEKHFTAGEVVRDIIIGVSDGLTVPFALAAGLSGANASSALVLTAGLAEVAAGAISMGLGGYLAAKSEADHYNRELQREQDEIDTVPDVEAAEIADILSQYGLGPEEYGPVVTSLRNNPKAWLEFMMKFELGLEKPEPRRALVSAATIALSYVAGGLVPLLPYVFVPRAERAMAVSVAVTLAALLFFGFVKGRFTGDRPFLSAVQTTVVGALASAAAYAMARAVQSI, encoded by the exons ATGGCGCTCAACGGCGGGAAGACGTACGTGCAGGACGAGGAGAAGCAGCGGCTGCTCCTGGAGGAGCACACCGAGAAGCACTTCACCGCCGGAGAGGTCGTCCGGGACATCATCATCGGCGTCTCCGACGGCCTCACCGTGCCCTTCGCGCTCGCCGCGGGGCTCTCCGGCGCAAACGCCTCCTCCGCGCTCGTGCTCACCGCCGGGCTCGcggaggtcgccgccggcgccattTCCATGGGGCTCGGAGG GTACCTGGCGGCGAAGAGCGAGGCAGACCACTACAACCGCGAGCTGCAGCGCGAGCAGGACGAGATCGACACTGTCCCCGACGTCG AGGCTGCCGAGATCGCTGACATCCTGTCGCAGTACGGGCTGGGCCCCGAGGAGTACGGCCCCGTGGTGACCTCCCTCCGCAACAACCCCAAGGCGTGGCTGGAGTTCATGATGAAGTTCGAGCTCGGCCTCGAGAAGCCCGAGCCCCGGCGGGCGCTGGTGAGCGCCGCCACGATCGCGCTCTCCTACGTCGCCGGCGGGCTCGTGCCGCTGCTCCCCTACGTGTTCGTGCCGCGCGCCGAGCGCGCCATGGCCGTGTCCGTCGCCGTCACGCTCGCCGCCCTGCTCTTCTTCGGCTTCGTCAAGGGCCGCTTCACGGGCGACCGGCCGTTCCTCAGTGCCGTGCAGACCACCGTCGTCGGcgcgctcgcctccgccgccgcctacgcCATGGCCAGGGCCGTGCAGTCCATATGA